One genomic segment of Arthrobacter sp. JZ12 includes these proteins:
- a CDS encoding chorismate-binding protein — protein MASKSAHAVVPLIIAVDGRSGAGKTTLAVELAALLRQHHTVSLFHLEDIYPGWDGLAGGMERYVRSVLTPLAAGSPAAWTAWDWTADDDGETRTTLPADIVVVEGVGAACAAARELVDVVVWIEADENLRRTSALERDGDTYAPFWQRWSDQEERWLASDNPAEDADLLVQGHRGSSVPEQLRLALTGLPQCESLMSMERAARRGLTLQVETLERYPDAAGVFQGLYGGSASAAWLDSSAAEDPQGRSRFSILADDGGRFGQLAQHTAGITEVQAGAVTARIAGPFFRWLDGVWGRRAVRRPASYPGPFALGWLGYLGYELKRETGGRTEAAGSIPDASLLFAGRAVVLDRVEGRTHLLTLRDGSSDNDADEWLERARAVVLSPAASPRPARPLPAPRFAVRDSREEYLDKIRDAKAEITDGNSYEVCLTTALTARHEQLDPFAVHLILRGANPAPFASYFAFPGLALASTSPERFLQLDADGGMRAEPIKGTRRRSPDPDEDAALKADLAGSTKDRAENIMIVDLLRNDLSHLALPGSVTVSRLCDIETYATVHQMVSTIDARLRPGSSRAEAVAAAFPAGSMTGAPKISTMAILDRLEGAPRGIYSGAAGYFSLDGAADLAVVIRSLVMEADDGGTRLTLGVGGAITADSDPADEWEEVRTKAFGVLSALGTSFPDEE, from the coding sequence ATGGCCTCCAAGTCCGCCCACGCCGTCGTTCCGCTCATCATTGCCGTGGACGGCCGCTCCGGCGCGGGCAAGACCACGCTCGCCGTGGAACTGGCCGCACTCCTGCGCCAGCACCACACCGTGAGCCTGTTCCACCTCGAGGACATTTACCCGGGGTGGGACGGGCTTGCCGGCGGCATGGAGCGCTACGTGCGGTCCGTGCTGACGCCGCTCGCCGCCGGCTCTCCCGCCGCCTGGACTGCGTGGGACTGGACAGCCGACGACGACGGCGAAACCCGGACCACGCTGCCCGCGGACATTGTGGTGGTGGAGGGGGTCGGTGCGGCCTGCGCAGCGGCGCGCGAACTGGTGGACGTCGTCGTCTGGATCGAGGCCGACGAGAACCTGCGGCGCACGAGCGCGCTGGAACGCGACGGTGACACCTACGCTCCGTTCTGGCAGCGGTGGTCGGACCAGGAGGAGCGGTGGCTGGCGTCGGACAACCCCGCCGAGGACGCCGACCTCCTGGTGCAGGGGCATCGCGGAAGTTCCGTGCCGGAGCAACTGCGGCTTGCGCTGACCGGGCTTCCCCAATGCGAGTCACTGATGTCGATGGAGCGTGCCGCCCGCCGCGGCCTGACCCTGCAGGTCGAGACCCTGGAGCGCTACCCGGACGCGGCCGGTGTCTTCCAGGGTCTCTACGGGGGGTCCGCCTCCGCGGCATGGCTGGACAGTTCCGCCGCCGAGGATCCGCAGGGACGCAGCCGGTTCTCCATCCTGGCCGACGACGGCGGCCGGTTCGGCCAGCTCGCACAGCACACCGCGGGTATCACCGAGGTCCAGGCAGGCGCGGTCACCGCACGGATCGCCGGTCCCTTCTTCCGCTGGCTCGACGGTGTGTGGGGCAGGCGCGCGGTGCGCCGGCCGGCGTCCTACCCTGGCCCTTTCGCCCTCGGCTGGCTGGGATACCTGGGCTACGAGCTCAAGCGCGAGACCGGCGGGCGGACTGAAGCAGCCGGCAGTATCCCGGACGCCTCGCTCCTGTTTGCGGGCCGCGCCGTCGTACTCGACCGCGTTGAAGGGCGAACCCACCTCCTGACCCTGCGCGACGGGTCGAGCGACAACGACGCCGATGAGTGGCTGGAGCGGGCACGCGCCGTCGTGCTTTCACCCGCGGCCTCCCCCCGTCCGGCCAGGCCGCTTCCCGCGCCGCGCTTCGCCGTGCGCGATTCGCGGGAGGAGTACCTGGACAAGATCCGGGATGCCAAGGCGGAGATCACGGACGGCAACTCGTACGAGGTGTGCCTGACGACGGCTCTGACAGCGCGGCATGAGCAGCTGGACCCGTTCGCAGTCCACCTCATCCTTCGCGGTGCCAACCCGGCGCCCTTCGCCTCCTACTTCGCGTTCCCCGGGCTTGCCCTTGCCAGCACCTCGCCCGAACGGTTCCTGCAGCTCGACGCCGACGGCGGCATGCGGGCCGAACCGATCAAGGGCACCAGGCGCCGCTCGCCGGATCCGGACGAGGATGCTGCGCTCAAGGCGGATCTGGCCGGCAGCACCAAGGACCGAGCCGAAAACATCATGATCGTGGACCTGCTCCGCAACGACCTGTCACACCTTGCACTGCCGGGATCCGTGACGGTCAGCCGGCTCTGCGACATCGAAACCTACGCCACCGTGCACCAGATGGTCAGCACCATCGACGCCCGGCTGCGGCCCGGATCATCCCGCGCAGAGGCGGTTGCCGCTGCCTTCCCCGCCGGTTCCATGACCGGCGCCCCGAAAATCAGCACTATGGCCATCCTGGACCGGCTGGAGGGCGCGCCCCGCGGCATCTATTCGGGCGCGGCCGGCTACTTCTCCCTCGACGGGGCGGCGGACCTCGCCGTCGTCATCCGCTCGCTGGTGATGGAAGCCGACGACGGCGGGACCCGCCTTACGCTCGGCGTCGGAGGAGCCATCACGGCCGATTCCGACCCGGCAGACGAGTGGGAGGAAGTGCGCACCAAGGCGTTCGGCGTACTCTCCGCGCTGGGCACCAGTTTCCCGGACGAAGAGTAG
- a CDS encoding aminodeoxychorismate lyase: protein MTALVFLDPAHPEGRVADPSQPQLKVTSSGITRGDGIFETMLAVKGAPRKLQAHLSRLATSAEALELKVPPSDEWERAISTALREADDDGDLVVKLVAVRDGDAGSSAIAWVLVTPLPQGLRGQRLSVLLLDRGYDSTVAQRAPWLLMGAKTLSYAVNMAALRHARSQGADDVIFTSSDGKVLEGPTSTVLIARVINGVKHLITPQLETGILPGTSQGALFEAARDAGWELGYGPLVPEDLFNADGAWLISSVRLLAEIGSIDGKPLTISPELSAELGELVESVS, encoded by the coding sequence ATGACCGCACTGGTATTCCTTGATCCCGCCCACCCAGAGGGCCGCGTAGCCGACCCCTCCCAGCCGCAGCTCAAGGTCACCAGCTCGGGCATCACGCGCGGTGACGGCATCTTCGAGACCATGCTCGCGGTGAAGGGGGCCCCCCGGAAGCTGCAGGCGCACCTGTCCCGGCTCGCGACGTCGGCCGAGGCCCTGGAACTGAAGGTGCCGCCGTCGGACGAGTGGGAGCGTGCCATTTCCACCGCGCTGCGGGAAGCGGACGACGACGGCGACCTGGTGGTCAAGCTCGTCGCAGTCCGCGACGGGGATGCCGGCAGCTCTGCCATCGCATGGGTCCTGGTGACGCCGCTGCCGCAGGGACTGCGGGGCCAGCGGCTGTCCGTCCTGCTCCTGGACCGGGGCTACGACAGCACCGTCGCCCAGCGGGCACCCTGGCTGCTCATGGGCGCAAAGACCCTCTCCTACGCAGTCAACATGGCGGCCCTCCGCCATGCCCGGTCACAGGGCGCCGATGATGTCATCTTCACCTCCTCGGACGGGAAGGTCCTCGAGGGCCCTACGTCCACTGTGCTCATCGCGCGCGTGATCAACGGCGTCAAGCACCTCATCACCCCACAACTGGAAACAGGCATCCTGCCGGGCACTTCACAGGGCGCGCTGTTCGAGGCAGCGCGTGATGCCGGGTGGGAACTGGGGTACGGTCCGCTGGTCCCCGAGGACCTGTTCAACGCCGACGGCGCGTGGCTCATCTCAAGCGTCCGGCTGCTCGCAGAAATCGGATCGATTGACGGGAAGCCGCTGACCATTTCGCCCGAGTTGTCCGCCGAACTGGGCGAGCTGGTGGAGTCCGTGTCCTGA
- a CDS encoding rhodanese-like domain-containing protein, whose protein sequence is MSQHSAIPAHQPAEGYAGNITPRDAVERVSKGAVLVDVRTVEEWRSVGVPDLTDAGTAPLFLEWNRSDGTRNTSFLNQLNALKGRELLFLCRSGVRSVAAAQSAAAAGHTAYNVLHGFEADGGWRASGLATTTHSGQAAPVPGTDRTDAGE, encoded by the coding sequence GTGTCACAGCATTCAGCCATCCCTGCCCACCAGCCCGCTGAGGGCTACGCCGGAAACATCACGCCACGCGACGCCGTGGAACGGGTCAGCAAGGGCGCCGTACTGGTTGACGTGCGCACCGTTGAGGAGTGGCGCTCCGTCGGAGTGCCCGACCTTACCGACGCTGGCACTGCTCCCCTGTTCCTCGAGTGGAACCGCTCGGACGGAACCCGCAATACGTCCTTCCTCAACCAGCTCAACGCGTTGAAGGGACGCGAGCTGCTGTTCCTGTGCCGCTCGGGCGTCCGTTCTGTTGCGGCGGCGCAGAGTGCGGCTGCTGCCGGCCACACCGCCTACAACGTGCTGCACGGCTTCGAGGCCGACGGCGGGTGGCGCGCCAGCGGACTGGCCACCACCACGCACAGCGGACAGGCGGCTCCCGTGCCCGGCACGGACAGGACCGATGCAGGTGAGTGA
- a CDS encoding O-succinylhomoserine sulfhydrylase, whose protein sequence is MQVSESTPSSFAPAGSREPVAGNGGYPRIQGHDDAGWGADTLAVRGGLARSNFEETSEALFLNSGFVYSSAAAAEAAFTGDVDRFVYSRYGNPTVAMFQERLRLLEGAEACFATASGMSAVFTALGALLAAGDRVVASRSLFGSCFVILNEILPRWGVETVFVDGWDLAQWEEALRVPATAVFFESPSNPMQEIVDIRAVVKLAHAAGAQVVVDNVFATPLLQRCTELGADVVVYSGTKHMDGQGRVLGGAILGRKEFIEGPVKTLMRHTGPALSSFNAWTLLKGLETLSLRVNHASASALTLARWLEAQPGVNWVRYPLLESHPQFDLASAQMSAGGTVVTFELDAPEGGAKDRAFRLLDSLAIIDISNNLGDSKTLITHPATTTHRAMGPEGRAAIGLSDGVVRLSVGLEDVQDLQTDLGKALAAS, encoded by the coding sequence ATGCAGGTGAGTGAGTCCACGCCGTCGTCGTTTGCGCCTGCCGGCAGCCGCGAACCGGTCGCCGGAAACGGCGGCTACCCCCGAATCCAGGGGCACGACGACGCCGGCTGGGGCGCCGACACGCTCGCCGTGCGCGGCGGGTTGGCGCGATCGAACTTCGAGGAGACCTCGGAGGCTTTGTTCCTCAACTCCGGTTTCGTGTACTCGTCAGCCGCGGCAGCCGAAGCGGCGTTCACCGGCGACGTGGACCGGTTTGTCTACTCCCGGTACGGCAACCCCACGGTCGCCATGTTTCAGGAGCGGCTCCGCCTGCTCGAGGGAGCCGAGGCGTGCTTCGCGACCGCGAGTGGAATGTCGGCGGTATTCACTGCGCTGGGCGCACTGCTTGCCGCCGGCGACCGGGTGGTCGCATCCCGCAGCCTGTTCGGCTCGTGCTTCGTCATCCTGAACGAAATCCTGCCCCGCTGGGGCGTCGAAACGGTGTTCGTGGACGGATGGGACCTTGCGCAGTGGGAGGAAGCCCTCCGGGTTCCCGCGACGGCCGTGTTCTTCGAATCCCCATCCAACCCGATGCAGGAGATCGTGGATATCCGCGCCGTGGTCAAGCTGGCCCACGCGGCCGGAGCACAGGTGGTAGTGGACAATGTCTTCGCTACCCCGCTGCTGCAGCGGTGCACCGAACTGGGTGCCGACGTCGTCGTCTATTCCGGAACCAAACACATGGACGGGCAGGGCCGTGTCCTTGGCGGCGCGATCCTGGGCCGCAAGGAATTCATCGAGGGTCCGGTGAAGACGCTGATGCGGCACACCGGCCCGGCGCTGTCCTCCTTCAACGCCTGGACGCTGCTGAAGGGACTCGAAACCCTGTCGCTGCGCGTCAACCACGCCTCAGCCTCGGCACTGACGCTGGCGCGCTGGCTCGAAGCGCAGCCCGGCGTGAACTGGGTGCGGTACCCCCTGCTCGAATCCCATCCGCAGTTTGATCTGGCGTCCGCGCAGATGTCCGCCGGCGGCACGGTAGTCACGTTCGAACTGGATGCTCCCGAAGGCGGGGCAAAGGACCGTGCGTTCCGGCTGCTCGACTCGCTGGCCATTATCGACATCTCCAACAACCTCGGCGACTCGAAGACTCTGATCACACACCCCGCCACCACCACGCACCGGGCAATGGGTCCGGAAGGCCGCGCGGCCATCGGGTTGTCCGACGGAGTGGTCCGGTTGTCAGTGGGACTCGAAGACGTCCAGGATCTCCAGACCGACCTCGGCAAGGCGCTCGCGGCGTCCTGA
- a CDS encoding multicopper oxidase family protein, with amino-acid sequence MSITRRQLLSMGGFGALAAATLTVPVSTISAQDVPVLDGSKLKPYTQGFKRPPFLAPYKTDVSPVNGQPRNFYTVTQQSSTAEIVPGMKTRILGYNGIFPGPTISLDKGTEAVVTMRNQLPGKHPDFGTPLATSTHLHGSASLPQYDGYASDVTLPGFKKDYIYPNIQPARTLWYHDHGVHYTAQNAYSGLVAMYQIHDAVEKALLPQGEFDVPLMVSDIQLRADGNANYDDHSHSGLWGDINLVNGVPWPVMKVKRRIYRFRVLVCSISRSYRLKLSTGDPMTIVATDGGLMPKAVPVTSYRHANAERYEILIDFSKYRAGQRVELQNLSNKNNIDYAHTGRVMAFDVIDEAFDRNDPTALTMPTVLADSVPMQLTPSQSKATRRMRVERSNGEWKINDRSWADVIASNFQQVFANPGLNDVEIWEIENKSGGWFHPLHIHLVDFRILSRNGRAPFAYEQGPKDVIYVGENETVRAIMKFEHHKGRYMVHCHNLPHEDHDMMVQFRVGLKAGEADPNDPINAARPVWDTPAPQ; translated from the coding sequence ATGTCGATCACCAGACGTCAGCTTCTCTCCATGGGCGGATTCGGCGCGCTTGCCGCAGCCACCCTCACAGTTCCGGTCTCCACCATCAGCGCACAGGACGTGCCGGTCCTGGACGGTTCCAAACTCAAGCCCTACACCCAGGGCTTCAAGCGGCCGCCGTTCCTCGCGCCGTACAAGACCGATGTGAGCCCTGTGAATGGGCAACCGCGGAACTTTTACACGGTGACCCAGCAGTCCTCCACGGCCGAGATCGTTCCGGGGATGAAGACCCGCATCCTGGGCTACAACGGGATCTTCCCCGGCCCCACGATCAGCCTGGATAAGGGCACCGAGGCGGTGGTGACCATGCGTAATCAGCTGCCGGGAAAGCATCCAGACTTCGGGACCCCGTTGGCGACGTCAACGCATTTGCATGGTTCGGCGTCGTTGCCCCAGTACGACGGTTACGCATCGGACGTCACACTGCCCGGGTTCAAGAAGGACTACATCTACCCGAACATCCAGCCGGCCCGCACCCTCTGGTACCACGACCACGGCGTGCACTACACGGCGCAGAACGCCTACTCCGGGCTGGTGGCGATGTATCAGATTCACGACGCCGTGGAGAAGGCGCTCCTGCCGCAGGGCGAGTTTGATGTCCCGCTGATGGTCAGCGACATCCAGTTACGGGCCGACGGCAACGCCAACTACGACGACCACAGCCACAGCGGCCTGTGGGGCGACATCAACCTGGTCAACGGCGTGCCGTGGCCGGTGATGAAGGTCAAGCGGCGCATCTACCGGTTCCGTGTGCTGGTGTGCAGCATCTCCCGGTCCTACCGCCTCAAGCTCAGCACCGGTGACCCGATGACCATCGTTGCCACCGACGGCGGACTGATGCCCAAAGCGGTACCGGTAACCTCCTACCGGCACGCGAACGCGGAGCGTTACGAGATCCTGATCGACTTCTCCAAGTACCGGGCGGGGCAGCGGGTTGAGCTGCAGAACCTGTCGAACAAGAACAACATCGACTACGCCCACACCGGGCGCGTCATGGCTTTTGACGTGATCGATGAGGCGTTCGACCGCAACGATCCGACGGCGCTCACGATGCCAACCGTCCTCGCCGACAGCGTGCCGATGCAGTTGACTCCCAGCCAATCCAAAGCCACCAGGCGCATGCGGGTGGAACGCTCGAATGGTGAATGGAAGATCAACGATCGGAGCTGGGCGGACGTCATCGCCAGCAACTTCCAGCAGGTCTTCGCTAACCCCGGCCTGAACGATGTCGAGATCTGGGAGATTGAGAACAAGTCGGGCGGCTGGTTCCACCCCCTGCACATCCACCTGGTTGACTTCCGCATCCTCAGCCGAAACGGCCGGGCACCCTTCGCCTACGAGCAGGGCCCCAAGGACGTCATATACGTCGGAGAGAACGAGACCGTCCGTGCGATCATGAAGTTCGAACACCACAAGGGCCGCTACATGGTCCACTGCCACAACCTCCCGCACGAGGACCACGACATGATGGTCCAGTTCCGGGTGGGGCTCAAGGCCGGCGAAGCAGACCCCAACGACCCGATCAACGCCGCCCGTCCGGTTTGGGACACCCCGGCTCCGCAGTAG